The following are encoded together in the Iodobacter fluviatilis genome:
- the dnaE gene encoding DNA polymerase III subunit alpha yields MNLPSFIHLRLHSEFSVTDGIVRLDDAVKAAKSGGMPALGVSDLMNLFGIVKHYKACREAGIKPIVGIDAWVENPDERDAPFRVLLICKNRAGYGRLCDLLSNAFRNNQYRGRAELKKEWLTEGDNSPLICLSGAALGEIGQLLIGGQYDAALAAARWWADTFPDSFYLELQRTGFPSAEPSLQGHLDLASDLDLPVVATHPVQFMDRDDYKAHEARVCIAEGNMVSDKRRPRLFTEEQYFKSAAEMAKLFADIPEALLNSVAIAERCNLTIVLGKNYLPDFPTPEGMTLDDFLIFEAKRGLEERLLLLYPDQAKRDSERPRYLERLKFETDTIVQMGFPGYFLIVADFIYWGKRNGCPVGPGRGSGAGSLVAYSLGITDIDPTAYALLFERFLNPERVSMPDFDIDFCQENRWRVIEYVREKYGVEAVSQIATFGTMAAKAVVRDVGRVLDLPYMFCDGLSKLIPAAPGKQYSLDDALEMEPILKQRVENEDEVKELWVLAKKLEGLTRNIGMHAGGVLIAPGKITDFCPIYLASGADSAPVSMLDKDDVEKVGLVKFDFLGLRNLTIIELALNYIRTMEGSAPDLMLLGFEDPAAYKIFRDANTTAVFQVESDGMKRLLAKLKPDRFEDIIAVLALYRPGPLGSGMVDTFINRKNKLEEVDYFHPDLTACLDPTYGVIVYQEQVMQISQIIGGYTLGGADMLRRAMGKKKAEEMAEHREKIAQGAALKGYDPKLAEQLFDLMAKFAEYGFNKSHTAAYAVVSYHTAWLKAHHCAAFMAATMSSELDNTDQLKVFYDDSVETNKLILLPPDVNHSFHKFVPVSRKEIRYALGAIKGVGESAVQMIVREREANGPFTNLYDFCRRTEKREVNKRTLEALIRAGAFDKIDPHRARLMANVEQAMALAESEAANKNQSSLFDMLEAVDVPQVAMLEVPEWDERVKFAEEKNAVGFYISGHPFDAHAKGIRQFIKSSLERLEPSRTPQMITGIVSALRIKNGDRGRMAFVTLDDGKSRRDVTVYSEVFEANRNKIKEDTLLVIEGKVSEDRFSGGLRIIADTIYDIAEARSRFARSMTLAMRQGMDAQRLKSLLTLHRGGECPVEVDYQNTDAACIMSLGESWRITLRDELLAELKSWLGNEGVSIKF; encoded by the coding sequence ATGAATTTGCCCTCCTTTATCCATTTACGCCTCCACTCCGAGTTTTCAGTTACCGACGGCATCGTACGCCTAGATGATGCGGTTAAAGCCGCTAAATCTGGAGGTATGCCTGCGCTTGGGGTTTCGGATTTAATGAACCTCTTTGGCATCGTCAAACACTATAAGGCTTGCCGCGAAGCGGGGATCAAGCCCATTGTGGGGATTGATGCTTGGGTAGAGAACCCCGACGAGAGAGATGCGCCCTTTCGCGTCCTATTAATTTGTAAAAACCGAGCAGGTTATGGTCGCCTTTGCGATCTATTATCTAACGCCTTTCGCAACAATCAATATCGTGGCCGTGCTGAGCTTAAAAAAGAATGGCTAACGGAAGGCGATAATAGCCCGCTCATCTGCTTATCTGGTGCTGCTTTAGGTGAAATTGGCCAACTATTAATCGGCGGCCAATACGATGCGGCGCTAGCCGCTGCGCGCTGGTGGGCAGATACATTCCCCGATAGTTTTTATCTTGAGCTACAACGCACGGGCTTCCCTAGTGCCGAACCGAGCTTGCAAGGTCATTTAGATTTAGCCTCTGATCTTGACCTGCCGGTGGTTGCCACCCATCCCGTGCAATTTATGGATAGGGATGACTACAAAGCGCACGAAGCCCGCGTTTGTATTGCCGAGGGCAATATGGTGTCGGATAAACGCCGCCCGCGCTTGTTTACCGAAGAGCAATACTTTAAATCTGCCGCAGAAATGGCCAAGTTATTCGCAGATATTCCAGAGGCATTACTTAATTCGGTTGCCATTGCCGAGCGTTGTAATTTAACCATTGTCTTGGGTAAGAACTATCTACCGGATTTCCCAACACCAGAAGGGATGACGCTTGATGACTTCCTGATTTTTGAGGCCAAACGTGGCTTAGAAGAGCGGCTACTGCTGCTCTATCCAGATCAGGCAAAACGTGATTCAGAGCGCCCGCGCTATCTAGAGCGGCTTAAGTTTGAAACCGACACCATCGTACAAATGGGCTTCCCTGGCTACTTTTTGATCGTGGCCGATTTTATTTACTGGGGAAAACGCAACGGCTGTCCAGTTGGCCCTGGCCGCGGCTCGGGTGCAGGCTCTTTAGTGGCTTACAGCCTTGGCATTACGGATATCGACCCCACCGCCTACGCCCTGCTGTTCGAGCGTTTTTTGAACCCAGAACGCGTTTCCATGCCCGATTTCGACATCGACTTTTGCCAAGAAAACCGCTGGCGAGTGATCGAATACGTGCGTGAAAAATACGGCGTTGAGGCGGTCAGCCAAATTGCCACTTTCGGGACGATGGCCGCCAAAGCCGTCGTGCGCGATGTTGGCCGCGTATTAGATCTGCCGTATATGTTTTGTGATGGCTTATCCAAGCTCATCCCTGCCGCGCCTGGCAAACAGTACAGCCTTGATGACGCGCTAGAAATGGAACCGATCTTAAAGCAGCGCGTAGAAAACGAAGACGAAGTCAAAGAGCTGTGGGTCTTAGCCAAAAAACTTGAAGGCCTAACGCGTAATATCGGCATGCACGCTGGGGGCGTCTTGATTGCGCCTGGTAAAATCACCGATTTTTGCCCGATTTACCTCGCATCCGGTGCGGATTCCGCGCCGGTTTCGATGCTAGATAAAGACGACGTTGAAAAAGTAGGCTTGGTCAAGTTCGACTTTTTGGGCTTACGCAACTTAACCATTATCGAGCTAGCGCTCAATTACATTCGCACCATGGAAGGCAGCGCGCCCGACTTAATGCTCTTGGGCTTTGAAGACCCCGCTGCTTACAAAATATTTAGGGATGCCAATACCACCGCCGTATTTCAGGTGGAATCGGACGGTATGAAGCGCCTTTTGGCCAAGCTAAAACCCGATCGTTTTGAAGATATTATTGCGGTATTGGCGCTCTATCGCCCTGGCCCACTGGGCTCAGGCATGGTTGATACTTTTATCAACCGTAAGAATAAACTTGAAGAAGTTGATTACTTCCACCCCGACCTAACGGCGTGCCTCGATCCAACTTACGGCGTGATCGTGTATCAAGAACAGGTAATGCAGATCTCGCAGATTATCGGCGGCTACACCCTCGGTGGCGCGGATATGTTACGCCGCGCAATGGGGAAGAAAAAAGCAGAGGAGATGGCCGAGCACCGCGAGAAAATCGCTCAAGGTGCGGCGCTAAAAGGCTACGATCCGAAGCTTGCAGAGCAGCTGTTTGATTTGATGGCTAAATTTGCCGAGTATGGGTTTAATAAATCCCACACGGCAGCCTATGCGGTGGTTTCCTACCACACCGCATGGTTAAAAGCGCATCATTGCGCGGCCTTTATGGCCGCCACCATGAGCTCGGAACTCGACAACACCGATCAGCTCAAAGTGTTTTATGACGATAGTGTTGAAACTAATAAGCTGATTTTATTGCCGCCCGATGTTAACCATAGTTTTCATAAGTTTGTACCGGTTTCACGCAAGGAAATCCGCTACGCACTCGGTGCGATCAAGGGTGTAGGGGAATCCGCCGTACAGATGATTGTACGTGAGCGCGAGGCCAACGGCCCCTTCACCAATTTATATGATTTTTGCCGTCGCACTGAAAAGCGCGAAGTCAACAAACGCACCTTAGAAGCCCTGATCCGTGCCGGGGCCTTCGATAAAATCGACCCGCACCGCGCTCGCCTGATGGCCAATGTAGAACAAGCCATGGCTTTGGCCGAAAGTGAAGCGGCCAACAAAAATCAATCTAGCCTGTTTGACATGCTAGAAGCGGTTGATGTGCCGCAAGTGGCCATGCTTGAAGTGCCAGAGTGGGATGAGCGAGTAAAGTTTGCCGAAGAAAAAAATGCCGTTGGTTTTTATATCTCCGGCCACCCTTTTGATGCGCACGCCAAAGGGATTCGTCAATTCATTAAATCGTCTTTAGAGCGTTTAGAGCCAAGCCGTACGCCACAAATGATTACTGGCATTGTAAGTGCCTTGCGGATTAAAAATGGTGATCGTGGCCGCATGGCTTTTGTGACTTTAGATGATGGAAAGTCGCGCCGAGATGTGACGGTTTACTCCGAGGTTTTTGAAGCCAACCGGAACAAAATCAAAGAAGACACACTCTTAGTGATCGAGGGCAAGGTTTCAGAAGATCGCTTTTCAGGAGGCTTACGAATCATTGCCGATACCATCTATGATATTGCCGAAGCACGTAGCCGTTTTGCACGCAGCATGACATTAGCCATGCGGCAAGGCATGGATGCTCAGCGCCTTAAAAGCTTGCTAACATTACATCGCGGCGGCGAATGCCCGGTTGAAGTGGATTACCAAAATACCGATGCTGCGTGCATCATGTCTTTGGGTGAAAGCTGGCGAATAACATTGCGCGATGAATTGCTGGCAGAATTGAAAAGCTGGCTAGGCAATGAAGGCGTTTCTATTAAGTTTTAA
- a CDS encoding putative motility protein, protein MDVSTVSAGASATTQNAAALLMAKKSNDIQAQSALSLLAAVPDAPKYNNPSGLGNSVDTRA, encoded by the coding sequence ATGGATGTTTCAACCGTAAGCGCTGGCGCTAGTGCCACCACTCAAAATGCAGCGGCCTTGCTCATGGCCAAAAAATCAAACGATATTCAGGCGCAATCTGCGCTCAGTTTGCTTGCTGCCGTACCTGATGCACCTAAATACAACAATCCATCAGGTCTAGGAAATAGCGTAGATACAAGAGCTTAG
- a CDS encoding phasin family protein, translating into MFKDLFKAPQFNPSQFADFGQANLDKSLRFTNIALSSVERLVNLQIGITRDLIAEHAETTKALSGVKDVQGLVAFQRQLAQPSVEKSLSVARNVFDAASATQQELNSLIEEQVLEFNKNLLATLDKATANAPAGSGVAVNALRNVVETASNTYDAVSKTSQKIASELVSATVNAAEAGAKVVNTKATA; encoded by the coding sequence ATGTTCAAAGACCTATTTAAAGCCCCACAATTCAATCCCTCACAATTTGCTGACTTTGGCCAAGCCAATTTGGACAAATCACTTCGCTTTACCAATATCGCTTTAAGCAGCGTAGAGCGTTTGGTTAATCTGCAAATTGGTATCACTCGTGATTTGATCGCTGAGCACGCAGAAACAACTAAAGCATTGTCTGGTGTAAAAGATGTTCAAGGTTTGGTAGCGTTTCAACGTCAACTGGCTCAGCCATCTGTTGAAAAAAGCCTGTCTGTAGCTCGTAATGTATTTGATGCGGCGAGCGCAACTCAGCAAGAGCTGAACAGCCTAATCGAAGAGCAAGTTTTAGAATTTAATAAAAACTTACTTGCTACTCTAGATAAAGCCACTGCAAATGCACCTGCTGGCTCTGGCGTTGCTGTAAATGCACTACGCAACGTGGTTGAAACTGCAAGTAATACATACGATGCAGTATCTAAAACCAGCCAAAAAATTGCATCAGAATTAGTAAGTGCAACTGTAAATGCCGCTGAAGCTGGCGCGAAAGTAGTCAACACCAAAGCAACTGCTTAA
- a CDS encoding CZB domain-containing protein: protein MGIFSYFFGKEKSKIDTYEPWELGLDLDAAINAHQNWKNRLELYLSENSTENLDPDIISCDDKCDLGKWIYSDKTSSIRSTEQYKTLLAAHKKFHYSAGNVVILSRLGKKEQANSAFENEYKLISEKVVFILDSMKRHTSF from the coding sequence ATGGGAATATTTAGTTATTTTTTCGGAAAAGAAAAATCAAAAATAGATACCTACGAACCTTGGGAACTTGGCCTTGATTTAGACGCTGCAATAAATGCCCACCAAAATTGGAAGAATAGGCTTGAACTTTATTTATCAGAAAACTCAACAGAAAATCTTGATCCAGACATTATCTCATGCGATGACAAATGTGATCTTGGTAAGTGGATTTACAGCGATAAAACATCAAGCATTCGAAGTACGGAACAATACAAAACATTATTAGCCGCACATAAAAAATTTCATTACTCCGCGGGCAATGTTGTTATCTTAAGCAGGCTTGGAAAAAAAGAACAGGCCAACTCTGCATTTGAAAATGAATATAAACTTATTTCAGAAAAAGTCGTTTTTATCCTTGATTCGATGAAGCGGCATACATCATTTTAA